One genomic region from Pseudoduganella lutea encodes:
- a CDS encoding DMT family transporter has protein sequence MQSLWMLFASFLFAAMGVCVKLASDMFSTSEIVMYRGIVGVTVLLVLIRLQGGTLRTKFALGHLWRSVVGVISLWLWFFSIAKLPLATAMTLNYLSPIWIAVWLFAHGWWHAKNDVSWPLLVAVGMSFVGVVLLLQPAFQSDQLVYALIAIFSSILTAVAYMQVRKLGLAGEPENRVVFYFAVSNVVAGLIGTFAEAGGGPVVFHSLNSEYGFLLLLGIGLFATAAQVSMTRAYRLGNTLVVANLQYTGIVFSSIWGVLVFADKFDWHSWLGIGIILASGSAAAFYNTKNTERGKAVASTDPIASEV, from the coding sequence ATGCAATCGCTGTGGATGTTGTTCGCCAGTTTCCTGTTCGCCGCCATGGGGGTGTGCGTGAAGCTCGCATCGGACATGTTCTCCACGTCGGAGATCGTGATGTACCGCGGCATCGTGGGCGTGACCGTGCTGCTGGTCCTGATCCGCCTGCAGGGCGGCACGCTGCGGACGAAATTCGCGCTGGGCCACCTGTGGCGCAGCGTGGTGGGCGTGATTTCGCTGTGGCTGTGGTTCTTCTCGATCGCCAAGCTGCCGCTCGCCACGGCGATGACCCTGAACTACCTGTCGCCGATCTGGATCGCCGTGTGGCTGTTCGCGCACGGCTGGTGGCACGCGAAGAACGACGTGTCATGGCCGCTGCTGGTGGCGGTGGGCATGAGCTTCGTCGGCGTCGTGCTGCTGCTGCAGCCCGCCTTCCAGTCCGACCAGCTGGTGTATGCGCTGATCGCGATCTTCTCGTCCATCCTCACCGCGGTGGCCTACATGCAGGTGCGCAAGCTGGGCCTGGCCGGCGAACCGGAAAACCGTGTGGTGTTTTATTTCGCCGTGTCGAACGTGGTGGCGGGCCTCATCGGCACGTTCGCCGAAGCGGGCGGCGGCCCGGTCGTGTTCCACTCGCTGAACAGCGAATACGGCTTCCTGCTGTTGCTGGGCATCGGCCTGTTCGCCACCGCGGCGCAGGTGTCGATGACGCGCGCCTACCGCCTTGGCAACACGCTGGTGGTCGCCAACCTGCAATACACCGGCATCGTGTTTTCCAGTATCTGGGGCGTGCTGGTGTTTGCCGACAAGTTCGACTGGCACAGCTGGCTGGGCATCGGCATCATCCTCGCCTCCGGCAGCGCCGCCGCGTTCTACAATACGAAGAACACCGAGCGCGGCAAGGCCGTTGCCTCGACCGATCCCATCGCCAGCGAAGTTTGA
- a CDS encoding sulfurtransferase: MHTTLIDAATLAQHIDDPQWVVLDCRHDLLNPAFGREAFAAGHLPGAQFASIDDDLSGPKTGAGSTFRGRHPLPERAALIETLRRFGIDDTTQVVAYDAHGGMYAARLWWLLRSIGHEAVAVLDGGLPAWQAAGQPVSTDVAPRAPGGITERPSLTRAVSVDDVVANLSTGGFTVVDARASDRFRGENETIDPVGGHIPGAKNRFFKDNLGADGKFKPAAQLKEEFAPLFASPSSAVMQCGSGVTACHNLLALEVAGMPGAALYPGSWSEWCAAPERPVATGA; encoded by the coding sequence ATGCACACCACCCTGATCGACGCCGCCACCCTCGCGCAACATATCGATGACCCGCAGTGGGTCGTGCTCGATTGCCGGCACGACCTGCTGAACCCCGCTTTCGGCCGCGAAGCCTTTGCCGCGGGCCACCTCCCCGGCGCGCAGTTCGCCAGCATCGACGACGACCTGTCCGGCCCGAAGACCGGCGCCGGCAGCACGTTCCGCGGCAGGCACCCGCTGCCGGAACGGGCGGCGCTGATCGAAACGCTGCGCCGTTTCGGCATCGATGACACGACCCAGGTGGTGGCCTACGACGCGCATGGCGGCATGTACGCGGCGCGGCTGTGGTGGCTGCTGCGCTCGATTGGCCACGAGGCCGTGGCCGTGCTCGATGGCGGCCTGCCGGCATGGCAGGCTGCGGGCCAGCCCGTGTCCACCGACGTGGCGCCGCGCGCCCCGGGCGGCATCACGGAACGGCCGTCGCTGACCCGCGCGGTATCGGTCGATGACGTGGTGGCGAACCTGTCCACCGGCGGGTTCACGGTCGTGGATGCGCGCGCCAGCGACCGCTTCCGCGGCGAGAACGAGACCATCGACCCGGTCGGCGGTCACATCCCCGGCGCGAAGAACCGCTTCTTCAAGGACAACCTGGGCGCCGACGGCAAGTTCAAGCCGGCCGCGCAACTGAAGGAAGAATTCGCGCCACTGTTTGCCTCGCCCTCTTCTGCCGTGATGCAATGCGGCTCGGGCGTGACGGCCTGCCACAACCTGCTGGCGCTGGAAGTGGCCGGCATGCCGGGCGCCGCGCTGTATCCGGGTTCGTGGTCGGAATGGTGCGCGGCACCCGAGCGGCCAGTGGCGACCGGGGCCTGA
- a CDS encoding subtype B tannase, whose protein sequence is MHRNTTPLKAIAAGAAMLMALTACGSDDGNQPTGVSDSALAFDSAKYTTINVTIDGVQVPVRWYREVCYVAKPTAVAATQATLGGSTTTIANTACGYQSMNIFVPESAAASNDTALYFAVNNGGWFASYIKASVTDGASFDSATSNVGAALKAGYVFIDVATRSRGLAAADGSYPGKAPAPVVDAKAAIRYLRLNDARMPGSASRIVVNGTSGGGALSSIIGASGNSPDYLPYLAAVGAAGIDANGGSTLRDDVLAINAYCPITDLGNADLHYEWLYTAFGTRAAVGRNPNPAGSAQLAAKFPAYQQGLKLTGSSGAALTADNMMDQIRQEVTRSAEVYMAAGGTIADLGEAMAYTSGAATRTYTNDWIDVDNATKKVVSLDMEKYLKFVATQATLKAAPAFDQTGMTITGASGESNLFGTASEKYSNFTEYGWDNNDVHGDGIGYDDTGISASRHFGLVTTPVMAQVKLINPMAYIGTTADTAPYWYVRHGTRDRDTAFTVSINLARALQADTGVQEVNYRLAWNQPHAGNYDVPEAMAWIAQTLKAAATKGL, encoded by the coding sequence ATGCATCGAAACACGACCCCTTTGAAGGCCATCGCCGCCGGCGCGGCAATGCTGATGGCGCTGACCGCCTGCGGCTCCGATGACGGTAACCAGCCGACAGGCGTGTCCGACAGCGCGCTGGCCTTCGACAGCGCGAAGTACACCACGATCAACGTCACCATCGATGGCGTGCAGGTGCCGGTGCGCTGGTACAGGGAAGTGTGCTACGTGGCCAAGCCGACGGCGGTAGCGGCCACGCAGGCAACGCTGGGAGGGAGCACGACCACGATCGCCAACACGGCATGCGGCTACCAGAGCATGAACATCTTTGTGCCGGAAAGCGCAGCGGCCAGCAACGACACGGCGCTGTACTTCGCCGTCAACAACGGCGGCTGGTTCGCCAGCTACATCAAGGCCAGTGTGACGGATGGCGCCAGCTTCGACAGCGCCACCAGCAACGTGGGCGCGGCGCTGAAGGCGGGCTACGTGTTCATCGACGTGGCCACGCGCAGCCGCGGCCTGGCGGCGGCCGACGGCAGCTACCCGGGCAAGGCGCCGGCCCCGGTGGTCGATGCAAAGGCGGCGATCCGCTACCTGCGCCTGAACGACGCGCGCATGCCGGGCAGCGCCAGCCGCATCGTGGTGAACGGCACCAGCGGCGGCGGGGCGCTGTCGTCGATCATCGGTGCCTCCGGCAACAGCCCCGATTACCTGCCTTACCTGGCCGCGGTGGGCGCCGCCGGCATCGACGCGAACGGCGGCAGCACGCTGCGCGACGATGTCCTCGCCATCAACGCGTATTGCCCGATCACGGACCTGGGCAACGCCGACCTGCATTACGAGTGGCTGTACACGGCCTTCGGCACGCGTGCCGCCGTGGGCCGCAATCCGAACCCGGCGGGCAGTGCGCAACTGGCGGCGAAATTCCCCGCCTACCAGCAGGGCCTGAAGCTGACCGGCAGCAGCGGCGCCGCGCTCACGGCCGACAACATGATGGACCAGATCAGGCAGGAGGTGACCCGCTCGGCCGAGGTGTACATGGCGGCGGGCGGCACGATCGCCGACTTGGGTGAAGCGATGGCGTACACCAGCGGGGCCGCCACGCGCACCTACACGAACGACTGGATCGACGTCGACAACGCCACGAAGAAGGTGGTGTCGCTCGACATGGAAAAGTACCTGAAATTTGTTGCCACGCAAGCCACGCTGAAGGCGGCGCCGGCATTCGACCAGACCGGCATGACGATCACCGGGGCCAGTGGCGAATCGAACCTGTTCGGCACGGCGAGCGAAAAATACAGCAACTTCACCGAGTATGGCTGGGACAACAACGACGTGCACGGCGACGGCATCGGCTACGACGATACCGGCATCAGCGCCAGCCGCCACTTCGGCCTGGTGACGACGCCCGTCATGGCGCAGGTAAAGCTGATCAATCCGATGGCCTACATCGGCACCACGGCCGACACGGCGCCATACTGGTACGTGCGGCACGGCACGCGCGACCGCGACACGGCATTCACGGTATCGATCAATCTTGCGCGCGCACTGCAGGCCGACACGGGTGTGCAGGAGGTAAACTACCGGCTGGCGTGGAACCAGCCGCACGCCGGCAACTACGACGTGCCAGAAGCGATGGCGTGGATCGCGCAGACGCTGAAAGCCGCGGCGACGAAGGGACTCTGA